From the Selenomonadales bacterium genome, the window TCACGCAAGGTGGCAAGGAACTCTCTTGCTTGGTTGCTTCCGGCAAAAGCCGAGCTTGAAGAATCGTCGTCGGTCAAGTGACGCATGCAATCCCCCCTCTTTCGCGAAAAGTTCGACAGCTTTGGTCTACTTCCCTGCCTCGGCATGCCCCAGCAGATAAAGGAACGCATAAGCCGGAATACGATACACGCTTGCGGGCGAACTAGCACCGGGACCATAGTCGTCATCCTTCTTGGTTACAACTAGAGCCCGCGTAGCATTCGCCGCCTGTCTGACTATAGCCTGCGACTGGTCGAGCGCGTAGCTTTCGCGGTACTTCACCTCGATGAGAATCTTCTCCAACGGAGACTGTACTACTATGTCTATTTCCTTGTCTGCACCACCGGGCTCGCGGTAATAGCCGACCTGCGTCGCCTCGTGGTGGTAGAAAGCCCGCACGTGTTTGTAGACCGCCGTCTCGACCATAACTCCCATCTCAATCGGGTTCGCTAAGAGGTCCTGCCGCATTAACACGGCATTCCGAATCGCTGCATCAGCAATGTAGACCTTGTTCTGTGCTTTCAAGGCCTTCTTGCCAGAAACATTAACCGGAGAACTGACATATATGAGATTAGCAGTCCTTAAGTGGTCAATGTACTTTTCCACAGTGGGCCTTGAAACGCCGTTTAGCTCCCGAGCTATACTCTCGACGCTGATGATGCTAGATGAGTGGTAGCACAGGTAGAGAAATATCCTCTCTAGGTCCGCGGAATTGCGCACCGCGAACAACGAGGGAATATCGCTTTTAAGAACTTTCTCTACTACATCTTCGCGGAGAACGCGCTGTGCATACAAATCATCACTGGCGAGGGCTAACTCAGGGAACCCTCCTACCTGTAGGTAGCGATGAAAGTGTTTCTGCACAGGCCGCAACTTTGTCATCAAGTGAACTTGGTCGCGATGGCTGAGGTCATTTAGGTTCGTCGGCCTTACGCCGAGATCGAGGGCAGGCCGTTCTGCCAAGCCCAAAATATCGCAGTACTCGTAAAACGACAGAGTCGGAACAGAAATGACCTTCCAGCGTCCCACGCCACTTTCACCTGCCTTGTCGGCTAGCACTGGACTTGCCGAGCCAGTCGCTACGACGCGGGTGTTAGGTTGCGTATCATAGATTACTTTAAGCCAAGCGTCCCAGTCGGCAACGTACTGCAGCTCGTCAAAGAAATAGTAGACATCACTGTGCCCATAGATGTTGTTTTGGTAGACGTCTAATATCCTATTCATGGGGACGAGTTTTAGTAGCGGATG encodes:
- a CDS encoding ATP-binding protein, with the translated sequence MRIDSEENILSVLSSYNPWWLSSTVPKELLRRVKRVAYHEVMAALGRQDIRRMVVISGARRIGKTTMLYQMIQELLGQGLESRKILYVSFDHPLLKLVPMNRILDVYQNNIYGHSDVYYFFDELQYVADWDAWLKVIYDTQPNTRVVATGSASPVLADKAGESGVGRWKVISVPTLSFYEYCDILGLAERPALDLGVRPTNLNDLSHRDQVHLMTKLRPVQKHFHRYLQVGGFPELALASDDLYAQRVLREDVVEKVLKSDIPSLFAVRNSADLERIFLYLCYHSSSIISVESIARELNGVSRPTVEKYIDHLRTANLIYVSSPVNVSGKKALKAQNKVYIADAAIRNAVLMRQDLLANPIEMGVMVETAVYKHVRAFYHHEATQVGYYREPGGADKEIDIVVQSPLEKILIEVKYRESYALDQSQAIVRQAANATRALVVTKKDDDYGPGASSPASVYRIPAYAFLYLLGHAEAGK